The region CCGCTCTGAAAGCAGAGAGTATGAGTGCGATGAACACAGACAGCTTCTAACCGCCGCTCTTTAATTTAAGGCAAGTTTTTAGATTTAGCAAACGGGAGTTTTACGGGGAGATTACCTGTAGAACTTCATGGCCTTCTGAGCCTCCCTCTCCAGCTCCCTCCTCTTTATGGCTTCCCTCTTGTCGTACTTCTTCCTTCCCTTAACGAGGGCTATCTCCACTTTTGCCTTTCCCCTCTCGTTAAAGTAGATTCTCAGGGGAACAATGGTCAGCCCCTTCTCGGCAACTTTTCCCGCAAGCCTCTTTATCTCCCTCTTGTGGAGTAGGAGCCTCCTCTTCCTTGTGGGCTCGTGGTTAAAGAGGTTGCCGTGGGTGTAAGGGGCTATGTAGGCGTTAAAGAGGAAAGCTTCGCCGTTTTCTATCCGGACGAAAGAGTCGCGCAGGTTCGCCTTACCCTCCCTGAGGGACTTCACCTCGGTGCCCTTAAGCTCTATGCCGGCCTCGTAACGCTCCAGTATGTCGTAGTCGTAAAAGGCCTTTTTGTTCTTTATTTCCGGCGCTCTTCCTCCTGCCATTTCAGTATAACTCTCCTCTTATCCCGGTCTATTCTGTCCACAACAAATTT is a window of Thermovibrio ammonificans HB-1 DNA encoding:
- the smpB gene encoding SsrA-binding protein SmpB, which produces MAGGRAPEIKNKKAFYDYDILERYEAGIELKGTEVKSLREGKANLRDSFVRIENGEAFLFNAYIAPYTHGNLFNHEPTRKRRLLLHKREIKRLAGKVAEKGLTIVPLRIYFNERGKAKVEIALVKGRKKYDKREAIKRRELEREAQKAMKFYR